A window from Leuconostoc mesenteroides subsp. mesenteroides encodes these proteins:
- a CDS encoding AAA family ATPase → MSKTITFSASKGGVGKTTMTFNFASFLIRQGYKVLLIDSDYQGNLSSTYESYTNKNTLYDVFTGGLAQIRQITPQLGLLPASPHLDELEGTLQSKNNKNFLMMMWLQDHLEEIKDYDYILIDTHPEFGTLTKNMIAVSDYVVVPLEPSEYGFIQSKQQFDLRMKEFRDDAVDIRTRESLIEAKVLYLANRVKHNTRSSHEFGQIIDQIDNLVAVLNEREVFNSSTMLKTPVFDLDQAERNPKTLQQINEAYQKLLESVK, encoded by the coding sequence ATGAGTAAAACAATTACATTTTCAGCATCTAAAGGTGGCGTTGGTAAAACAACGATGACATTCAACTTCGCTAGTTTTTTGATTCGACAAGGCTACAAGGTCTTGTTAATTGATTCAGATTATCAAGGTAACTTGTCCTCTACCTATGAAAGCTATACTAATAAAAATACGCTATATGACGTCTTTACAGGCGGTTTAGCACAAATTAGACAAATTACCCCACAATTAGGTTTATTGCCTGCTAGTCCTCATTTAGACGAATTAGAAGGTACATTACAATCAAAGAACAATAAAAACTTTTTGATGATGATGTGGCTTCAAGATCACCTTGAAGAAATCAAAGATTATGACTATATTCTAATTGACACCCATCCAGAGTTTGGGACCCTCACTAAGAATATGATTGCCGTTTCTGATTATGTTGTGGTGCCACTAGAACCCTCAGAGTATGGTTTTATTCAATCAAAACAACAATTTGACCTACGGATGAAAGAGTTCCGTGATGATGCAGTAGATATTAGAACACGCGAATCACTGATTGAAGCAAAAGTTTTGTACCTTGCTAATCGTGTGAAGCACAATACCCGTTCAAGTCATGAGTTTGGCCAGATTATTGATCAAATTGACAACCTTGTGGCTGTCTTAAATGAGCGTGAAGTGTTTAATAGTTCAACCATGCTTAAAACCCCAGTGTTTGATTTAGACCAGGCCGAGCGCAACCCTAAAACCTTGCAGCAAATTAATGAGGCTTATCAAAAGCTATTAGAAAGTGTGAAATAA